In Geotalea uraniireducens, one genomic interval encodes:
- a CDS encoding response regulator transcription factor has product MYHSLLTATTHVPLSAPLPAQSSLLFIGAWKDPDPALTTYLRDLDYQVEDVANWRDALLLFPHRSPDMVLLDLALTGVGSLAVIVSVREVYQGPLVVLADSNDETCHILALEFGASDFLGGPVSHPLLAARLTALLRHAGPLHGARQRATIALGDLTIDAGRREITIRERTVELTTAEFDLLWYLACHAGSVVNRNDITLALRNREYNGADRSIDMYISRLRQKLGDDPLAPRLLKTVRGSGYLLNSHGP; this is encoded by the coding sequence ATGTACCATTCATTACTCACCGCCACCACACACGTCCCGCTGAGCGCACCGCTCCCGGCGCAAAGCTCTCTGCTGTTTATCGGCGCATGGAAAGATCCCGACCCGGCCCTGACAACCTACCTGCGGGACCTGGACTACCAGGTCGAGGATGTTGCCAATTGGCGCGACGCGCTCCTGCTATTCCCGCACCGATCTCCCGACATGGTTCTTCTCGATCTTGCCCTGACCGGCGTCGGCTCGCTGGCGGTTATAGTTTCAGTGCGTGAGGTCTATCAGGGGCCGCTGGTCGTGCTTGCCGACAGCAATGACGAGACCTGCCATATCCTGGCGCTGGAATTCGGCGCCAGCGACTTTCTCGGTGGCCCCGTCAGCCACCCGCTCTTAGCCGCCCGGCTGACGGCACTGCTTCGCCATGCCGGCCCGCTGCACGGCGCCCGGCAGCGGGCCACAATTGCCCTGGGAGACCTGACCATCGATGCGGGGCGACGGGAGATCACCATCCGCGAGCGCACAGTAGAACTTACCACCGCCGAGTTTGATCTGCTTTGGTATCTGGCCTGCCATGCCGGATCGGTCGTTAACCGCAACGACATCACGCTCGCCCTGCGTAATCGTGAATATAACGGCGCCGACCGCTCCATCGACATGTATATTTCCCGTCTTCGCCAAAAACTAGGGGACGACCCCCTTGCTCCCCGGCTGCTGAAAACGGTCAGGGGAAGCGGCTATCTGCTGAACAGCCACGGTCCTTAG
- a CDS encoding SpoIIE family protein phosphatase, protein MKRQSLKLRFVVSIAVAYLVIGALTYVVFNFVTGRVVDSLGTSFAIKQALLEKSRLLSALQRDLSLSLKLGDSPLLKRWAVDEHNRDLGKLAREELESYRRSFTGQSLFFIPARSRNYYFSDGPARNPFATPRYVLNPVNVNDSWYFRTMHDVDNFELNVDYDNHLNTTKVWFNVVIKDAANRKIGLGGSGIDITRFIDESVNSAEPGVETIIFSRDGAIEGHRDKNYVIRNSKVRGDGKKITIYDLLSDKADRQQVRNALQALTTGSRDAETFALQMNGRHYLAAMSYLRDINWFNLVLVDATHVVSARDFLPILAITIASLLAVLLIIGFLLNRQVLFPLSRLAETSNEIARGNFGITMPVGANDEIGSLTRSFNDMARMVKDYTDNLEQKVNERTEELQRSSRELAESNRQIMDSIHYAQLIQASILPDQTAIRHSMQDFFAIYRPRDIVGGDFYFFRAFDEKSVIAVIDCTGHGVPGAFMTMTANAVLNHVLDTADSADPAAILKEFNRLLRSALHHDKVATAVDNGLEIGLCWCSPGEGRLVFAGARIDLYTVSDGQLTVCSGDKQPIGYRSSKETFTYRNHTIIADRETTFYLASDGVLDQSGGAKGWGFGRKRLEKTLVTVANADAATRQEALETALAAYQGDYPQRDDLTLVSFKLDQPLSRGGNSTDATDQSV, encoded by the coding sequence ATGAAGCGCCAAAGCCTTAAACTGCGATTCGTCGTCTCCATCGCCGTGGCGTACCTGGTGATTGGCGCGTTGACTTACGTGGTCTTCAATTTCGTTACCGGTCGGGTAGTCGACTCGCTCGGGACAAGCTTCGCCATCAAACAGGCGCTGCTGGAAAAATCGCGGCTGCTCTCCGCCCTGCAGCGGGACCTTTCGCTGTCGCTCAAACTGGGCGACTCGCCACTCCTAAAGCGCTGGGCGGTCGACGAGCACAATCGCGACCTCGGCAAACTCGCCCGGGAGGAACTGGAAAGCTATCGCCGGAGTTTCACCGGGCAGAGTCTCTTTTTCATCCCTGCCCGGTCAAGGAATTATTACTTCAGCGACGGTCCGGCCAGGAATCCTTTCGCCACCCCCCGCTACGTCCTCAATCCCGTCAATGTCAACGACTCCTGGTATTTCAGGACGATGCACGACGTGGACAATTTCGAATTGAACGTCGATTACGACAACCACTTGAACACCACCAAGGTATGGTTCAACGTCGTGATCAAGGATGCCGCCAACCGCAAGATCGGTCTCGGCGGTAGCGGCATCGATATCACGCGTTTTATCGACGAAAGCGTCAATTCCGCCGAGCCGGGGGTCGAGACGATCATCTTCAGCCGCGATGGCGCCATCGAAGGGCATCGCGACAAGAATTACGTGATCCGCAACAGCAAGGTCCGCGGCGACGGGAAGAAGATCACCATCTACGATCTACTGAGCGACAAAGCCGACAGACAGCAGGTCAGAAACGCCCTGCAGGCCCTGACTACCGGCAGTCGCGACGCAGAAACCTTTGCGCTGCAGATGAACGGCCGGCATTACCTGGCGGCGATGTCCTACCTCCGGGATATCAACTGGTTCAACCTGGTACTGGTCGACGCGACGCACGTCGTGAGCGCCCGGGATTTCCTGCCGATCCTGGCCATTACCATCGCTTCGCTGCTGGCAGTTCTCCTGATCATCGGTTTTCTGCTCAACCGCCAGGTCCTGTTCCCGCTCTCCCGACTGGCCGAAACCTCGAACGAGATTGCCCGCGGGAATTTCGGCATCACCATGCCGGTCGGTGCCAATGACGAAATCGGCTCGCTGACCCGCTCGTTCAACGACATGGCCCGGATGGTCAAGGATTACACGGACAATCTTGAACAGAAGGTTAACGAGCGAACGGAGGAGTTACAACGTTCCAGTCGGGAACTGGCCGAATCCAACCGGCAGATCATGGACAGCATCCACTATGCCCAGCTGATCCAGGCATCGATCCTCCCCGACCAGACAGCAATCCGGCACTCGATGCAGGATTTTTTCGCCATCTACCGGCCGCGGGACATCGTCGGCGGCGACTTCTACTTTTTCCGCGCTTTCGACGAAAAAAGCGTCATTGCGGTGATCGACTGCACCGGGCATGGCGTCCCCGGCGCCTTTATGACCATGACCGCCAACGCGGTCCTCAATCACGTCCTCGACACCGCCGACAGCGCCGACCCGGCTGCGATTCTCAAGGAATTCAACCGGCTGCTCCGGTCGGCCCTGCACCACGACAAGGTGGCCACCGCCGTCGACAACGGCCTCGAAATCGGCCTCTGCTGGTGTTCGCCCGGCGAGGGGCGGCTGGTCTTTGCCGGGGCGCGGATCGATCTCTATACCGTCAGCGACGGCCAGTTGACGGTCTGCTCCGGGGACAAGCAGCCGATCGGTTACCGCAGTTCGAAGGAAACGTTTACCTACAGGAATCACACCATCATTGCCGACAGGGAAACGACCTTCTACCTGGCAAGCGACGGCGTTCTTGACCAGTCGGGCGGCGCCAAGGGGTGGGGATTCGGCAGAAAGCGGCTGGAAAAGACGTTGGTCACCGTTGCCAACGCCGATGCCGCCACCCGGCAGGAGGCCCTGGAGACGGCCCTGGCCGCCTATCAGGGAGACTACCCGCAACGGGACGATCTCACCCTCGTCAGTTTCAAGCTCGACCAGCCGTTATCGAGAGGAGGAAACAGCACTGATGCAACCGATCAATCTGTATGA
- a CDS encoding response regulator: MSHILVIDDDTDLCELLTDYLTAEGFAVTAVHDGEAGARRALEGDFALVVLDVMLPQMSGFDVLRRIRGTSAVPVLMLTARGDDVDRIVGLEMGADDYLPKPFNPRELVARIRAIQRRAERQPAAGSDVGADRLLAVGDVELDLGARTVRQGERAVDLTSVEFSLLEILLAAAGRVVSREELSQQALGRRLSPYDRSIDVHVSSLRRKLGPAVDDEERIKTVRGVGYIYSRPAGSR, encoded by the coding sequence ATGAGCCATATCCTGGTGATTGACGACGATACCGATCTCTGTGAGCTGTTGACCGACTACCTGACGGCAGAAGGTTTTGCCGTGACTGCCGTTCATGATGGCGAGGCAGGGGCGCGACGGGCGCTCGAGGGGGATTTTGCTCTCGTGGTGCTCGACGTAATGCTGCCGCAGATGAGCGGCTTCGACGTCCTGCGGCGGATCCGGGGTACGTCTGCTGTGCCGGTGCTGATGCTTACCGCCCGGGGTGACGATGTCGACCGGATTGTCGGCCTTGAGATGGGGGCGGACGATTATTTGCCAAAGCCGTTCAATCCGCGGGAGCTTGTGGCGCGAATCCGGGCCATTCAGCGGCGGGCGGAACGGCAACCGGCGGCCGGCAGCGATGTCGGGGCGGATCGCCTGCTAGCGGTTGGCGATGTCGAGCTGGACTTGGGCGCGCGCACCGTTCGCCAGGGAGAACGTGCGGTGGACCTGACTTCCGTGGAGTTTTCGCTGCTGGAAATCCTTCTTGCCGCTGCCGGCCGGGTTGTGAGCCGCGAGGAGTTGTCGCAGCAGGCGTTGGGGCGGCGGCTCAGTCCCTATGATCGGAGCATCGACGTGCACGTGAGCAGCTTGCGCCGCAAACTCGGGCCGGCGGTTGATGATGAGGAACGGATCAAGACGGTTCGGGGCGTTGGCTACATCTACTCCCGTCCCGCGGGGAGCCGTTGA
- a CDS encoding ATP-binding protein, translating to MRTMFVKLFFWFWLAMTLSGTVFFVLAVSMQNGPLAEHRRHIVEERRRMFSEALALYGNNAVAAYERGGDVLAGGTDIRGRHPETWGFLFAGDGRPLTHLNIPPAVSEAVQRAVQKGGGEMTAGNGMLVMTLPVTSSQGKHYIAAAELPGIPAWKKFSPFRRDFVYRLAIYFVVGGVVCYGLAWRLTAPIRRLRAAAQRLAAGDLSARVGAGSKNKGDEIADLGRDFDRMAERIEALLTSQKRLVRDISHELRSPLARLSVALGLARQHAAPAAENSLDRIEREAERLNEMIGEMLTLTLLEGGKEALGKERVELPALVEEVAADGHFEAEGHGRKVVVTRLESLTVLGDRELLRRALENVVRNAVRYTTAGTAVEIALDSDEQQGARIRVRDHGPGVPPGALTSIFRPFYRVADARDRQSGGTGIGLAITERAVSLHGGTVTADNAPDGGLVVEITLPLA from the coding sequence ATGCGGACCATGTTCGTCAAATTGTTTTTCTGGTTCTGGCTGGCAATGACTCTCTCCGGAACCGTCTTTTTCGTTCTGGCGGTGAGTATGCAGAACGGCCCACTCGCCGAACACCGGCGCCATATCGTCGAGGAGCGCCGCCGAATGTTCAGCGAGGCCCTCGCTCTCTATGGCAACAACGCGGTGGCCGCATACGAGCGGGGGGGAGATGTCTTGGCCGGTGGGACGGATATCCGAGGTCGACATCCGGAAACGTGGGGATTCCTTTTTGCCGGCGACGGCCGGCCGCTCACCCATCTGAACATCCCTCCGGCAGTCAGTGAAGCGGTGCAGCGTGCAGTGCAAAAAGGCGGGGGAGAAATGACTGCCGGGAATGGCATGCTCGTGATGACTCTGCCGGTGACCAGCTCCCAAGGCAAGCACTACATTGCCGCTGCCGAGTTGCCGGGCATCCCGGCATGGAAAAAATTTTCCCCCTTCCGTCGCGATTTCGTTTACCGGCTGGCGATTTATTTCGTCGTCGGCGGGGTAGTCTGCTATGGACTGGCATGGCGACTGACGGCGCCGATCCGGCGACTCCGTGCAGCGGCCCAGCGTCTTGCCGCCGGCGACCTTTCGGCCCGGGTCGGTGCGGGATCGAAAAACAAGGGGGACGAAATTGCCGATTTGGGGCGCGATTTCGACCGGATGGCGGAACGGATCGAAGCCCTGCTGACTTCCCAGAAACGGCTGGTGCGGGATATTTCCCATGAGCTTCGCTCGCCCCTTGCCCGACTCAGTGTCGCACTTGGTTTGGCGCGGCAGCACGCTGCCCCGGCGGCTGAAAATTCGCTGGACCGGATTGAACGGGAAGCAGAGCGACTCAACGAGATGATCGGCGAGATGCTGACGCTTACGCTGCTTGAGGGAGGAAAGGAAGCCCTTGGGAAGGAGCGGGTCGAACTGCCCGCCCTCGTTGAAGAAGTGGCCGCCGACGGCCATTTCGAAGCGGAAGGGCATGGCCGGAAAGTGGTGGTGACGCGCTTGGAATCGCTGACGGTGCTGGGCGACCGGGAGTTGTTGCGCCGGGCACTGGAAAATGTGGTGCGTAATGCCGTTCGCTATACTACCGCCGGGACGGCGGTCGAAATCGCTCTCGACTCGGATGAACAGCAGGGGGCACGAATCCGGGTCCGGGATCATGGCCCCGGTGTGCCCCCCGGTGCTCTAACCAGCATTTTCCGTCCGTTCTACCGGGTCGCCGATGCCCGTGATCGGCAGAGCGGCGGAACGGGGATCGGCCTGGCCATTACCGAGCGAGCCGTTTCCCTGCACGGTGGGACAGTGACGGCGGACAATGCCCCGGATGGTGGGCTGGTGGTGGAAATTACGCTGCCATTGGCCTGA